The following coding sequences lie in one Cucumis sativus cultivar 9930 unplaced genomic scaffold, Cucumber_9930_V3 scaffold94, whole genome shotgun sequence genomic window:
- the LOC101209315 gene encoding proactivator polypeptide-like 1, with product MDLRFAIVFLLVLGVACGCEARNLASFDSELSYLEQEKDVEALSEASSNSKICTLCESLISQAVEYFADNQTQSEIIGLLRQTCGVAGVFKEECISLVDSYVPLFFSKISSIEPSSICQSAHICEQVTIISSLFQDHNCEFCHQTISKILDKLKDPDTQIEILQTLLNMCDSINYRVKECKKLVFEYGPLILANSEKILEQTDIGKAIHACPAKPLGDNAVSSVGTVPSLADA from the exons ATGGATTTGAGATTTgcaattgtttttcttcttgttctgGGTGTTGCTTGTGGTTGTGAGGCTAGAAACTTGGCGTCATTTG ATTCTGAGTTAAGTTACCTGGAGCAAGAGAAGGACGTTGAGGCTTTATCTGAAGCTTCCAGCAATTCAAAGATATGTACGCTTTGTGAGAGCTTGATCAGTCAGGCAGTTGAATATTTTGCTGATAACCAGACCCAGAGTGAGATTATTGGTCTTCTCCGGCAAACATGCGGTGTGGCGGGCGTGTTCAAGGAAGAG TGCATCAGTCTGGTGGACAGCTATGTGCCTCTCTTCTTCTCGAAGATTTCCTCAATTGAACCTTCTAGCATCTGCCAATCAGCCCACATCTGTGAGCAAGTTACTATAATCTCCTCGCTGTTTCAGGACCATAACTGTGAATTCTGTCATCAGactatttcaaaaatattggATAAGTTGAAAGATCCTGACACACAG ATAGAGATACTTCAGACGCTTCTGAATATGTGTGACTCTATTAATTACCGCGTGAAAGAG TGCAAGAAATTGGTATTTGAATATGGGCCTCTGATCCTTGCCAACTCGGAGAAAATTCTGGAACAAACAGATATTGGCAAAGCAATACACGCTTGTCCAGCCAAACCTCTTGGTGACAACGCTGTATCATCTGTTGGAACTGTGCCTTCGCTTGCCGACGCCTGA
- the LOC116406388 gene encoding CBL-interacting protein kinase 2-like: protein MENKGAILMERYELGRLLGQGTFAKVYYARDIKSGLSVAIKIIDKEKILKVGMIDQIKREISVMRLIKHPNVVELYEVMASKTKIYFVMEYVKGGELFNKVSKGKLKESVARKYFWQLISAVDYCHSRGVCHRDLKPENLLLDEHGNLKVSDFGLSALAESKRQDGLLHTTCGTPAYVAPEVINRRGYDGCKADIWSCGVILYVLLAGYLPFHDPNLMEMYKKIGKGEFKFPNWFAPEVRKLLSKILDPNPNTRISIAKIMGSSWLRRELNVKPQVNTAEEVNEGDPLDLDAVFVSTAEDRNSVKDQKPEMEKPLNLNAFDIISLSSGFDLSGLFEEADLKKEVRFTSNKPASVIISKLQDIAKCLKLKIKKKDRGLLKIEGCKEGRKGAVCIDAEIFEVTPSFHIVEMKKSNGDTLEYRKIMKDNIRPALKDVVWTWQGEHEQQRRQLLPAEQQQQGHEAQQQSSSDSL from the coding sequence ATGGAGAACAAAGGGGCTATCTTGATGGAACGTTATGAATTAGGAAGGCTGCTGGGGCAGGGGACCTTTGCCAAGGTTTACTATGCTAGAGACATTAAAAGTGGCTTAAGTGTGgctattaaaattattgacaaAGAAAAGATCTTGAAGGTTGGAATGATCGATCAAATCAAGAGGGAGATCTCTGTCATGAGATTAATTAAGCATCCCAACGTCGTTGAGCTTTATGAGGTTATGGcaagtaaaaccaaaatttactTTGTCATGGAATATGTCAAAGGTGGCGAGCTATTCAACAAGGTATCCAAAGGAAAGCTTAAAGAATCTGTTGCACGGAAATATTTCTGGCAGCTGATCAGTGCTGTTGATTATTGCCATAGTCGAGGGGTATGCCATAGAGATTTGAAACCggaaaatttattattggatGAACATGGTAATCTGAAGGTTTCTGATTTTGGGTTGAGTGCTCTTGCTGAATCTAAACGCCAAGATGGACTTCTCCATACTACTTGTGGAACCCCTGCTTATGTCGCTCCAGAAGTCATTAACAGGAGAGGTTATGATGGATGCAAAGCTGATATTTGGTCGTGCGGAGtgattttatatgttttattggccGGTTATCTCCCTTTCCATGATCCTAATCTAATGGAGATGTATAAGAAGATTGGAAAAGGAGAATTTAAATTTCCCAACTGGTTTGCGCCAGAAGTGCGCAAGCTGTTGTCAAAGATATTAGATCCTAACCCAAATACCAGGATATCAATTGCCAAAATAATGGGAAGTTCTTGGTTAAGGAGGGAGTTGAATGTGAAACCACAAGTTAATACAGCAGAGGAAGTGAATGAAGGGGATCCTTTGGATCTTGATGCAGTTTTTGTGTCGACAGCCGAGGACAGAAACTCTGTTAAAGATCAGAAGCCAGAAATGGAAAAGCCATTGAATTTAAATGCTTTCGACATAATCTCCTTGTCATCAGGTTTTGATTTGTCAGGATTATTCGAGGAGGCTGATCTAAAGAAAGAAGTGAGATTCACATCAAACAAGCCTGCTTCCGTGATCATCTCAAAACTGCAAGACATTGCAAAGTGCctgaaattgaaaatcaagAAGAAAGACAGAGGCCTACTGAAGATTGAAGGGTGTAAGGAAGGTCGAAAAGGAGCGGTATGTATTGATGCAGAGATTTTTGAAGTTACCCCATCATTCCATATAGTGGAAATGAAGAAGTCAAACGGAGATACATTGGAATATCGGAAGATAATGAAAGATAACATAAGACCTGCCCTGAAGGACGTTGTGTGGACCTGGCAAGGTGAACACGAACAGCAACGGAGACAGCTATTACCAGcagaacaacaacaacaaggACATGAAGCTCAACAACAATCTTCTAGTGATTCATTATAA